GAACTTGCCTGGCTTGAGGTGCCTCTTTATCGTGACCTTGAGCGGGTTGTGGCTGACCTCCAGAACTTCACCGGGCCCAATCCTTATCCTCTGGCCGTCGGGCTTGACGTGGTCGAGGCTGAAGAGCCAGCCCCTCCTCGGCCCCTTGTTCTCTATCAGAGCCTCCCAGAAGCCCTGGTTCACCTTCATCCTCTGGCCGGGAACCTTGGCGAGGATTCCCTCCGCTATCTCAACCGCGAAGCCGAGCTCCGGGTCCTTTGCCTTGAGCTGGTGGTGGCCCTCAACCGTCGGGACGACCTTGTTCCTTATCTCGTCGAGCTTCTTCTTTGCCCCTCCACCGAACTCGACCTCGTAGATGTTCCTGCCCTCGATGATGAGAGACGGCGCGAAGTAGGTGTCAGCCTTGGCTAACCTGTCAGCGAGCTTTGAAAGCCTGACTATCTCGTCCCTCAGGGTGTTCCAGTCCTTGTAGGCCGCAGCAGTTCTCCAGAGGATTCCCCACTCGCCGAGGTCTATGCTCAGGCCGAGGATTCTGAGCCTCTCGCGCTCCTGGTTGTCCCGTATCTTCCTTGAAATCTTCACGTGCCTCTGCGCTCCTATCGGCTTGGGAATCAAGACGGCGTAGTCGCCGGGAATCGTGAGGGTAGTGCTGAGGTGTGGCAGGAGGTTGTGCTTCTTCACCTGAACGAGAACTTCATCCCCTTCGTTCGCCCCCGGGAGCTCGTTCTTGGGAAGTGTTCCTATCGCGCTCCCGAGGTCAACGTAAACGTACCTGTCATCAACCTTAACAACGAGACCCTTGTAGATGCCGTAAAGCTGGTAGGAGAGCCTCCTGAAGAACACGTCGATGAGCTCGTCTTCGAGAACGGCTTTGGCCTCTTCAACGGCGTTTCCAACGAGAACGACGCCGTGCCTGTCCTTCTTGTCGTAGATGTCAACGTCGAACTCGTCGTAGGTCTTCTCAAGGCCGAAGCGCTCGACTATTTTGTTGCTCGGCTGGCTTATGCCGAAGCCCCTGTCGAGGAAGAGCTTCGTTAGGGCCGTTGAGTAGATGCCCCGAATCCTAACCGTAAGCCCTGTGTCTGTAGACACCTTCACCACCCCTCATCTTCTTCTCCACCACTCCAATGAGCGCCAATCCTTCAAGGATTTCCTCAGCGTCTCTCACTCCGCTGAGCTTCTCCACGTTTCTCGCCTCAACCCAGAGCAGGCCCTTGGAGTGCCACTCGAGCAGGGCCCTCTCGACGCGGTGAACGTCGGAAGGATGAGCGTAGAGCCTGTAGACGAAGCGAACGAGTGAGTCAAGCCTTTCCTCAAGATACCTCGTTCTGTGGATTTCCTCCAGTATGCCAACGGGAACCTTTTTGTGGTTTTCGCCCAGGAAGGCCAGCCCCTCAACCTCGGCCGAGAGCTCGCCTATAGCCTTCCTGACGGCGTAGTCGTAGAGCCTGTGGAACTGAACCAGCCTGTCGAAGGAAGCCTTCAGCCTCGCCCTGGAGTTGAAGTCGTCACCGCGGAGGAGCGAGAGGACCTCCTCAATGCGGAACTTCATCTGGTGCTCGTTCTTGTAGAGCTCCTTCGAGAGCTCCTCCAGCCTTCCACCGAACTTCGCCAGCTCACGGTAGAGCGACGAGGCCCTCTCAAGCTTCTCGGCCGAGAGCTCGTGCAGTGACCTGAGAACCGCCTCAAGTTCCTCAACGCTCTTCTCACCGTAGAGCTCGGAGAACCTTGATTCAAAACGGGAGTGAAGCTTCTCAAGCTCCCCGAGAAGTGACCTGAGCTCGTCAACGTCCATACCCGAAACCCCCTAAGGTAGGACTTGGCCGTAGGCCTACTTTTACTTTTCGATTGGCGGAGTTAAACGAAACCGCTTACCCGAAAGCCTTTTTTAAAAGCTCGTGTATCGGGTTAAGGTGTTGCCATGACCCTCTACGACCGCTTCGGAAGACCAGTGACGAACCTCAGGATTTCGCTCACGCAGGAGTGCAACTTCCGCTGTTTCTTCTGCCACCGCGAGGGCCAGCGGTTTTTGGCCAAAAACGAGATGACGCCGGAGGAGATAGAAAGGCTCGTTAGAATAGCATCGCGCCTCGGAATAAGGAAGGTCAAGCTCACGGGCGGTGAGCCAACCGTTCGGGAGGACATTATTGAAATCGTCCGGAGGATTAAGCCCTACGTTAGAGACCTGAGCATGACGACCAACGGGAGCAGGCTTAAGGAGCTCGCAGAACCGCTCGCGAAGGCCGGCCTTGATAGGGTGAACGTCTCGCTCCACAGCCTCAAGCCGGAGGTCTACAAAAAAATCACGGGCGTTGACATGCTCGAAACCGTTCTTGAAGGCATCGAGGAGGCGGTAAAGTATCTCTCCCCGGTCAAGCTCAACATGACGGTAATGAAGGGCCTCAACGATGGTGAAATCTGGGACATGATAGACTTCTCGGCAAAGACTGGCGCGATACTCCAGCTCATAGAGCTCGAAGCGCCGAGGGAGATGACGGAGACGGCCTTTTTCAGGAAGTACTTCTACCCCCTCAGGCCGGTGGAGAGGGAGCTCGAAAAGAGAGCCGTCGAAATCCGCGAGAGGAGGATGCACAGAAGGAAGAAGTACTTCATCCCGACGGACTACGGAATAGCCGAGGTTGAAGTGGTACGGGCGATGCACAACACGGTTTTCTGCGCCAACTGCACTCGGCTGAGGGTCACCTCGAACGGGAAGTTCAAGACCTGCCTGCTGAGGAACGACGATTTGATAGACTTTTTGACGGCCATGAGAAACGGCGCGAGCGACGCGGAACTCGTCGATATTTTCAGGAAAGCCGTGTTAAAACGCGAGCCCTACTGGCGGTAGAAAGGTTTTTGTGGATTAGCGCGCAGTTTTGAACGGTGGGACTGTGGGACTCGGTAACTTCGCCCCCTACTTCTCCGGGGTAATGCTGATTATCATAGGCGTCTACGGCATAGTCAAATCATACTGGGAATGGAAGAGCCACGACGAACCTATTAAGAGGCTTGCGTTTACCCTCATGGTCTCCTTTGCCCTGTTCGGAATCATAGGGGGTATAACAGTATTCCTAACGATACTGGTCGACCCGGAATTCTGGGCCCTTCAGGCTATAGTTGTCACAACGGGGTACCTAATCCTCGCCCACGAGTCCCTGAGTATGCTTGAAAAGCTGAGAAGGCCGGAGAAGAAACACGAGAGGAAAAAGGTCAAATGTGCTCTTCCCGTTGCGGGAATCGTCAAATCCCGGGAAGAAGCCGTAACCCTGCTTAAGGCGGTGGACAACTACGCGGACCTTCCCCTGCTCGTAATAGGCAGGGAGCACCCGGACGAATGGACTAACAAAACAGGCATAGAACCGGATGATTACATCTGGCTGACGAGGGTCGAACACAAGAAAGCGGTAAGCCCGAGTAGCCTGCACGTTCTCAGCGGAAAGGTAATCGGCTTCATTAGAGACAACCCGGGAGGGGTCGTCTACATCGAGGGAATCGAGTATATGCTATTCTACTCGGATTTCAAGGCCGTTGCAAAGTTCCTCTTCGCCATAAGGGACGCGGCGATGATAGAGAGCGCCCACGTGCTCGTTCTCGCCAACGAGGACACGCTAACGCCTGAACAGATGGCAATACTGAAAAAGGAGTTCGAAGAAATAGACGTCGAGAAAATCCTTGAAAAGCTCATGGGACCCGCGTTGTTCGGGGCTATTCCGAGCAGGAAGCGGAGGGATTTCAATGCCAGCGCTGAGAGTTCCGAAGAGGGAAGCGGAGCCGGTGAAGAGAAGGCTGAAGAAGCTCGGCCTCTACGACGGGAAGAGAAGACCGAAGAGGGAGGGTGAATTCGTTCTCTTACCCGTCATCGAGGACGGGAGAATCTATACTCTCGGCTACGAGGTCCTGCCCGTTGAGCTCCCGTTTCGACCCGAGAGGCAGATATACAAGAACCTCGAGAGCGTTTTGGCGGAGAGACTGAGCGGGGAGGAGCTGAGATACCTCAGGCGCTACGACGTGATCGGCGACATAGCTGTTATCCAGATTCCGCCCGAGCTGGAGCACCGAGTTGAGGACATCGTTTTTGCGTTGAGGAAGGTTCACCCCTTTCTGAAGGTGATAGCGAGGAAGGGCTTCCACGAGGGGGCCTTCCGAATCAGGGACTACTCGATAATCTGGGGCGAAAACAGGCTCGAAACCGTCCATAAAGAAAACGGCGTCGAGATTAAGGTTGATTTGAGCAAAGCCTTCTTCAACCCGCGAATGAAGGGAGAACGCTATCGGCTGGCCCAGCTGGTGAAAGACGGTGAGAGGATTTTGATTCCCTTCGCCGGCGTTTTACCGTATGCCCTCGTGATAGCGAGGTATAGAAAGGTCAGGATAACGGCCGTCGAGCTGAACAGGGAAGCCTACGAGCTCGGACTGGAGAACATAGAGCGCAACAGGAAGAGGCTGAAGGGCGAGATAGAGTTCATACACGGCGATGCGTTCAAAATCCTGCCCGAGCTTCCGAGCTACGACCGGGTCATAAGCCCGACGCCGAGGGGCGTTGACGCGTTGGCTTTAACGCTCTTAAAGGCCGAGCGCTGGCTTCACTACTACGACTTCGTTCACGAAAACGAGATTGAAACCTTCAGGGCAAGAATTCTCAAGGAGTGCCGTAAGCTTGGAAAGAATTGCTCCGTGAGAGTGAAGAAGGTGAGCGACTTCAAGCCCCACGTGTTTAAGGTGTGTGCAGATATCAAAGTAGAAGAAAAGAGGACTTAGCACATTCACTTCTTCAGGAAATCAAACAGCGTCGCCTGCTTGCCCTTCTTCTTTTCGGGCTTCTTCTCCTTCTTACCGACCGCTTCTATCTCCCTCTCTGCCTCCTCAAGCTCCTCCTCTGTGAGCTCCTCTTCTTCCTCGGGCTTTTCTTCGGGGGTTCCTTCCCCTTCAGGCTCTTCAGTTTCTTCAAATTCTTCGGTTTCCCCAGCCTCTTCCTTCTCCTTAGCCTTCCTGAGACCCTCGCGGACACTTGTCTCCAGCCTGCCCCGCTCCTTGAGCTTCTTCTCGATGTTCATGGCCTTGCCCCAGATGGTCTTGGCCTTCTCCGAATCTCCAGCGAGGAATTCAACCTCCTTCTCGCTGAGGTCGAGGAAAACCGTGAAGTGTGCCGCTAAATCCTGGTTGTTCTCAAAGATGACGCGGAGGTAGTGGAGGGTCTCCAGGGCTTCAAGCTTGGCCATGTGCATCTCCTTCATGACCTTCTTGACTATCGAGTCCCTGAGCGTTCTCTCGGTCTTGCTCTCGGTGAGGAGCTTGATGGTCTTCGGCGGGTAAATCCTCACGAAGCCCTTCTTCTTGACTCCTGCAACGGCCACTCCAGCGGTCATCATGTCCGTTGCATATTTCCAGAGCGAGTAGTTGCCCGTCCTCTGGGCCCTGGCGAGGTATATGTCGGCCCGGCTGAGGGCTTCGTATGCCCGCGCTATGTCCTCGGGCCTGTAGTAGACGTAGGGCACGTTCTCGTCAATCCAGAGGAGGAGCTCGTTCGGAAACATGTCCACTCCGAGCGTCGCCAGCTTGGCCTTCTTGGCGTTGTCGGTCGCGAAAACCTGAGCTAAAGCCTGGAAGACGCTCTTCTCAACGTCGCGGTAAGCGAGAACCTCCTTAGCGTCCTCAACGCCACCGGTAACCACCGTCTGGAGGTCGTTTATCGCCGCTCTCAAATCGCCGTTCGCGCGCTTGGCTATCTCGTAGAGTATCTCCTTCGGAACGGTCTTTCCTTCACGCTTGAGAATCCTCACGAGGGCCTTTATGATGTCCCTCTGCGTTAACCGCTTGTACTGAACGATAAGGGCCCTGTTGCGAATCTCCTTGGGAACCTCCCAGTAGTGGTTAGCGCTCATGATTATCGGGTTCTTGGCCCTATCGATGAGCTTCGCTATCTCGCGGGCACCGCTCGGTTCTATGTTGTCCGCCTCGTCGAGGAAGATTAGCTTCCGCCTCTTTCCCAAAATGTCCATCGTATAAGCGGCCTGAACGTAGCGCTCTATCTTCTCGTAGGTCCTCTCGTCGCTCGCGTTCAGCTCGATGACCTCGAAGCCGTACTCGTTGGCCAAAGCGTAGACGGTCGTCGTCTTGCCGACGCCCGGCGGTCCGGCGAGTATTAGCGCCTTCTTCTTCGGTGGGTTGCCGTGAAGCCAAGCCTCGACCCAGGCCCTCACCTGCTCTATTGCCTTCTCCTGGTTCACTATCTCGCTCAGTTTCCTCGGCCGGTACTTCTCAACCCACGGCACGGTCATAGCAATCACTTGCCCTTCTTGTCGCCCATAATCGTGAACTGAGCGAGCAACGCCTCGAGCTGTATCATCTCGTTGGCCCCTTCAACGAGCCTGAAGTTGTACTCGCCTATTTTGTCCGCCAGAGCGACCTTCTTGTCCTCGGGAATCGGTAGGTTGAAGACCTCCTTGTGCATCTGAATCAGCACGTCCTCACCGCTGAGGCCCTGCTTGAGGAGAACCTCCCTCAGCTTCTCCCTCGCCTTCAGGAAGTTGCCCTCCAGAGCCAGGGTCATCATCTCGCGAACGTCCTCGGGGCGGGCCCTGCTGGCAACG
The Thermococcus sp. 21S9 DNA segment above includes these coding regions:
- a CDS encoding DUF402 domain-containing protein; its protein translation is MSTDTGLTVRIRGIYSTALTKLFLDRGFGISQPSNKIVERFGLEKTYDEFDVDIYDKKDRHGVVLVGNAVEEAKAVLEDELIDVFFRRLSYQLYGIYKGLVVKVDDRYVYVDLGSAIGTLPKNELPGANEGDEVLVQVKKHNLLPHLSTTLTIPGDYAVLIPKPIGAQRHVKISRKIRDNQERERLRILGLSIDLGEWGILWRTAAAYKDWNTLRDEIVRLSKLADRLAKADTYFAPSLIIEGRNIYEVEFGGGAKKKLDEIRNKVVPTVEGHHQLKAKDPELGFAVEIAEGILAKVPGQRMKVNQGFWEALIENKGPRRGWLFSLDHVKPDGQRIRIGPGEVLEVSHNPLKVTIKRHLKPGKFYDGLDLPIEFGDYAITEIEAGKWWFVHRYYDKNGNLKGEYYNINTPVEIYPDGARYVDLEVDIVRWPDGTKEIIDKEKLAEHYEEGVISEKLYKAVLRITQEVYERI
- the moaA gene encoding GTP 3',8-cyclase MoaA, which codes for MTLYDRFGRPVTNLRISLTQECNFRCFFCHREGQRFLAKNEMTPEEIERLVRIASRLGIRKVKLTGGEPTVREDIIEIVRRIKPYVRDLSMTTNGSRLKELAEPLAKAGLDRVNVSLHSLKPEVYKKITGVDMLETVLEGIEEAVKYLSPVKLNMTVMKGLNDGEIWDMIDFSAKTGAILQLIELEAPREMTETAFFRKYFYPLRPVERELEKRAVEIRERRMHRRKKYFIPTDYGIAEVEVVRAMHNTVFCANCTRLRVTSNGKFKTCLLRNDDLIDFLTAMRNGASDAELVDIFRKAVLKREPYWR
- a CDS encoding DUF835 domain-containing protein — protein: MGLGNFAPYFSGVMLIIIGVYGIVKSYWEWKSHDEPIKRLAFTLMVSFALFGIIGGITVFLTILVDPEFWALQAIVVTTGYLILAHESLSMLEKLRRPEKKHERKKVKCALPVAGIVKSREEAVTLLKAVDNYADLPLLVIGREHPDEWTNKTGIEPDDYIWLTRVEHKKAVSPSSLHVLSGKVIGFIRDNPGGVVYIEGIEYMLFYSDFKAVAKFLFAIRDAAMIESAHVLVLANEDTLTPEQMAILKKEFEEIDVEKILEKLMGPALFGAIPSRKRRDFNASAESSEEGSGAGEEKAEEARPLRREEKTEEGG
- a CDS encoding class I SAM-dependent methyltransferase family protein encodes the protein MPALRVPKREAEPVKRRLKKLGLYDGKRRPKREGEFVLLPVIEDGRIYTLGYEVLPVELPFRPERQIYKNLESVLAERLSGEELRYLRRYDVIGDIAVIQIPPELEHRVEDIVFALRKVHPFLKVIARKGFHEGAFRIRDYSIIWGENRLETVHKENGVEIKVDLSKAFFNPRMKGERYRLAQLVKDGERILIPFAGVLPYALVIARYRKVRITAVELNREAYELGLENIERNRKRLKGEIEFIHGDAFKILPELPSYDRVISPTPRGVDALALTLLKAERWLHYYDFVHENEIETFRARILKECRKLGKNCSVRVKKVSDFKPHVFKVCADIKVEEKRT
- a CDS encoding replication factor C large subunit — its product is MTVPWVEKYRPRKLSEIVNQEKAIEQVRAWVEAWLHGNPPKKKALILAGPPGVGKTTTVYALANEYGFEVIELNASDERTYEKIERYVQAAYTMDILGKRRKLIFLDEADNIEPSGAREIAKLIDRAKNPIIMSANHYWEVPKEIRNRALIVQYKRLTQRDIIKALVRILKREGKTVPKEILYEIAKRANGDLRAAINDLQTVVTGGVEDAKEVLAYRDVEKSVFQALAQVFATDNAKKAKLATLGVDMFPNELLLWIDENVPYVYYRPEDIARAYEALSRADIYLARAQRTGNYSLWKYATDMMTAGVAVAGVKKKGFVRIYPPKTIKLLTESKTERTLRDSIVKKVMKEMHMAKLEALETLHYLRVIFENNQDLAAHFTVFLDLSEKEVEFLAGDSEKAKTIWGKAMNIEKKLKERGRLETSVREGLRKAKEKEEAGETEEFEETEEPEGEGTPEEKPEEEEELTEEELEEAEREIEAVGKKEKKPEKKKGKQATLFDFLKK